A window from Gemmatimonadaceae bacterium encodes these proteins:
- the tmk gene encoding dTMP kinase yields the protein MSSVSRGRLLVFEGGEGAGKTTQLRRLVARLEAAGIPHAMFREPGGTATGDRIRELLLHADVALAPGAEVALFIASRAQLLHEMVRPALAEGRHVLLDRYLLSTYAYQIHGRGLPEDEVRAANRLAIADLVPDLTLLLRVPVAEGLARAAQRGAADRFERADRGFHERVLSAFDAFADPAWQSAHPECGPIVSIDAVGSEDDVEQRVLDTLNLRLPALSTAAGVRA from the coding sequence GTGAGCAGCGTGTCGCGCGGCCGGCTGTTGGTATTCGAGGGCGGCGAGGGGGCGGGGAAGACCACCCAGCTCCGTCGACTCGTCGCACGCCTCGAGGCGGCCGGCATTCCGCACGCGATGTTTCGCGAGCCCGGAGGCACGGCCACGGGCGATCGGATCCGCGAGCTGCTCTTGCACGCGGACGTGGCGCTCGCACCGGGCGCGGAAGTGGCGCTGTTCATCGCCTCGCGCGCGCAGCTGCTGCACGAGATGGTGCGGCCGGCCCTCGCGGAGGGACGGCACGTGCTGCTGGACCGCTACCTGCTCTCGACCTACGCCTACCAGATCCACGGTCGCGGACTGCCGGAGGACGAGGTGCGCGCGGCAAACCGTCTCGCCATCGCGGATCTGGTACCCGATCTCACCTTGCTACTGCGCGTGCCGGTGGCGGAAGGCTTGGCCCGCGCCGCGCAGCGCGGTGCGGCCGACCGCTTCGAACGCGCCGACCGCGGCTTCCACGAACGCGTGCTGTCCGCCTTCGACGCCTTCGCGGATCCGGCCTGGCAATCCGCGCATCCGGAGTGCGGGCCCATCGTCTCCATCGACGCCGTGGGCAGCGAGGATGACGTCGAGCAGCGCGTGCTGGACACCTTGAACCTGCGCCTGCCGGCG